TGGACAGTTCAGTTGCATCTTTGGATAcaaagctgctgagctgctctccTGCCACTCATGAAAGTGGGCGATGAACAGTCTTCAAAAGTTTCAGATTGCTGGTACTAGGCAGCAATGACAGtatgggagcagctgggaagaaGTCTGCTTCCTCCCAGGGAGCAGGACTGTGCGGGCAGGCCCAAGTATGTGCAGTGTGGTGGAACCCGAGATGCACAAACTGTGTTGGTCTGTGGGCTCAAACACATGGCAGGTTACTCTAGTGCACAACACAGCCAGTTGCCCTAGGGAGCTCCTGTTGCAGTGTTTGCAGATTGAGAGTAGTGAATGCCGTTCAGCCACCCCTGGAAGGCTCTGCCCAGAGCCTAGGAATGCAAAACAGATGTCTGCTTCTGGCATTTCTCCTGGAATTGAATGAGGCTGTTTGTATTCAATACAGCTGCTCTCAAGGGTCATAGTTTCTGATGGAATGCATCCTAATACAAAGCATTCCAGAGGCTAAATTTAGGGGTAGCTTTTTGGAAAAATAAGTCTGATAAGAAATATTTGTAACAAATTAAGGTGTTCTTCTCCCGCTTTATCTCCATACAGGAAGAGCCAGCTAACAATCATTAAAACCAGGGAATGGAAGATTTTTGCTAGAACTGCTGGTATGTTATCATTCAGCATGTATCCAAGCTGAGGGAGCCTGTACAGGAAGACCTGTGATCTTCAGCAAAGTAACCGTGGTTTGTCCTTACAGTTGTTTCTATCATCTCATAAATACAACATCCACATCACTTAAAGAAACACACCAGATCTAAAGTAATAGAATTCTCCATCCCTAAGCAGCAGAAGTCAGACCTTTCCTTTGATATCCCACAACGGAGTCCCTTTACTGAAAAGTCATCCCCCAACTATATACTATAAATTTAAACAATCTAACCCCATACTGTTGTTTCTCTGAAAAGGTGAATGGTGCAAAACACACCCCCAGGGTTACTGTGTACAATGTGCTTCATGAGGCAAGTGCCAACATCCCAATAAATTATTTAACACAATTATTATGTAGCAGTGAAAGCCAAGCAGAGAGATTCAACAATGCATAATTTACTGATTCCTCCTCTATTTGGAGTGCAGGTTGAAGCAATCTGTTGGCAGCTTAGTCATCCTTCTGTTTTCCCCTGGCACATATTTGCATTCCTTTCTTCCCCAAAATCTGTGAGGGCAAAATtcattttctataaaaaaaaaccagaaaacaaaatcaaaccagcCAAGCGTGTTGCCTGTGAGCTGCCTGCATGCATTGCCATGGTTGAAGTTTCATTTGTGGTGCAAACGTTGACAATGTCAGAACTAATCAGTTCAGTGATTCAGCaagagaggcagagaggaaaGATAGTATTAACAGCTGGGTCATTCTGCTCCTTTCCCAATATTAATACTACATAAATATTGTGTTTATTTACAGTTTCATTCATACACCCAAGCAAGCGTTGATCATTCAAAGGGGGCTAAGCCAAATAAGCAGATTAAGGCTGCTGCAGTGTTGGCTTTCTGTAGAAGCCCTGTGCAAACTGGGTGCCTCGTTTCTGAAATGGGAAGATATGGATTTGTTTCTGTCCTATTTTGCTATGTGACTTTAGATGTCACACATGGATCAccactgcctcagtttcctcagctgCTCAACACAGACTAGACTGGACTACTCCAAGAGTAAATACTACTGAAATATAAAGCATTACCATCAAACAGGCGAGCAcaatctacttttaaaaaagtatattagTTACTCTCTAGATAACTGATGACAATGAAGGTAATGTTGCATGTGTGCAAGCACCAAAATACCTGACAGGATTTCTTTagcaggttgtttttttccccatgtggtCCACGATTAGAAACATCTTTTACAAAAGTTCAAATTAATTCTGGAATTCTATCTTAATGAATTTTTCTCTTGTCAATTTCTGCCAAAGACAATACTTTAGTAAATGCCACATTTCCCAGATCAGAAGCGTAGGCTAGGTATTATTATTAAATCTCAATACGTTTAAAGCAAAACTTGTCACTTAGCTGTCAAACTTTGCCAGGAAAGTCTTTCAGCAGAGGGTAGCCGGACTGTTCGTACTGAAAACTATGAACAACTCTCTCCTATATTGCGGCAggtgcatggaaaaaaacccctacctcAAAGATACTGTATTTCCTACCACAAGTAatgagtaattaaaaataaatcatgttttataCAGGTCTAAAGAGCCCTCCATATTTGGCTAATCCAAGTTAATATAATAAAAACCAGGCAGATGCTTCAGAAGTGTTTACACTTAATCGCTAAAATGTGTTACAACTTTGCACACATGAACTTATACAGTTTTTGATGTCTGAAGCTAAAAATTATATTAGCAGCCCCAAACAGTCATATGAATGTAAAGATTTTAACTGCCAATTAGCTTGGTGTACTTGTAAAGTCCAGTGTGCAAAATCCACTTCTAAAATGCAGTTTATAACTAATTTTGGATAGTGAGAAACCAGTTAAAACCAGCTTGAAacaaatctttttaaagaaaaatcctacCTATGCGTTGACTAATAACATTTAAAAGTcaattttcataatatttttgtAGCTGCCTGTAAGCTAATTTCCCACATACTAGTTTTTGTAGGAGTaatgaaacatttctttaagaaaatccgagtaattttattttgctcataGATATTTGTATAGTGTAACACTAGCATCACCACTTATATACAAAATTAGTTTACACAGCAGAATACCAGCAATTTCCTTATCAGGCAATTATGATCGAGCGGACAAACACTGATTCACCACTTCCAGTAAGTGAGAGTTTTCCAAAGCAGCTGCTACACGTTCTTTATCAGCAAGCTGTTTATtaactgtgcagaaaaaaaacaccacaagaaaccagTCAAAACAATCGTATACAAtgtcttttttaaagcattttaggTTGAGACACATAATCAGACTGTTGCTATGGTACTCAGGTAGACTAGTAATTCTGCAGATGCTACGTACACTCCGGAGTTGCAGTCTGAAGTCAAAGCTAGCATGTGATCACAAGTTAAACCAGCAAGCTGTTTATGATTCAGCAGCAGGGAGCTACGTGTGTGCAGGtgtaacagaagaagaaatttccccccagcctctccccattTTCTGAGTCCTCCATAACCCAGGCAAATCAATGACTAGTTGAGAGCACAGGTTGCCCGAGGAGATGTTTAAACTACAGTACAAAACATATCTAAATGTCATTATTACACATTCCTGTTCTGTAACATCCCCCAGAAGCTGATGCCCATAAAGTCCCAGATACtaaacagctgctctgcaggtgtGGGAATCTCTCTCCTCTCTTaattttcaagattaaaaaaaataataaccaccACACATCAGAGCACTAAAAATCTTACCTGCATGCTCAGAAGCATGTGTTCCTGGTGTTATATGAACATCCAGCTTAAAAAgcatcacaaaagaaaaaggggacAAGTCAGCAAAACATTGGAAGCTAAAGTTCAAATTCTTTCATAACAAAAATAAGACaataagagggaagaaaacattCTTGCCAATACCAGTTACTGTATAGAGCAGAATAAATTAAGTCTAAAATCACAGAATATTCTGCATTCCCTTTTGCTTAAGCCTCCTTCAGACAGGGGGGTGAGGCACCAACCTCTCTTCCTCCCATGCTGTAGAGCACTACGGGTAACTTCGCTCCACAGCCCCACTCGCTCTTGACATGACTGTCACAGAACCGTAATTCTGCATCCATATTTTAGTCCACTGCCCTCTCTGGTTCCCAGAGTGTTTACACCACCCATGATATGAAAAAAGCTCtagttttttttcactgtaagttGGTTAGcttattttcttgcctttttttttttttccgcttttCAAACCCAATCCCCCTCTTTTGCTTTCCGGAGTGATCTGATTACTCACCTTAAATCTCTCAGGCAGAGATCGGATCAATTTCACTTTTATGGAGAGGCCGATCAATGTCGCCATGCTGCAGTGAGGAATGGTGGGAGTAAACTCCACTGCCACCGTGCTTTCCGCGTCATTCACCTGTTGAAAACCAAACACTCTGCATGTACGAAACTCACCGGCTTTACCCCACACTAGCTGGAGGCGGTTTTGTGAAATGCAGCTTGAAGCTGGACTTGGCCGCTTACAGTTTTTTTCgctgacattttaaaacactatGTTTAGCTGCAGTAGACCGCTGTAATAAGCCTCTTTTAATGTCGGGGGGGGAAGTTAGTCAGACGGCAGAGGCAGCCCcgccctgcagcacagcacgCGTTTACCGAGCGGCAGTCCCGACGGCGGCCCCGGGAGCCCCGGGCGGGCCCGCCGCGCAGGCGGGACGACAGGCACGTCTTAGCGGGGGCCTCACTTTCACTCGCACTTGCTCGACGACATTCAGCTCCTCCAGGGTGAGGGGGTGCTCGGGGTCGTTAATGGAGCGAATGAGATGTGCCGGGTCAAGGAAAGCGGAGCGCAGCGGCACCCACCCGCCCTGCGCCGCCGCCccagcggccccggcccccccgcccgccctTCCCGGCAGGATATCGAAGATCTCCCGGTCGTCGATGGAGTCGGGCAGCTCGTCGTCCTCCTCCCGCGCCGTCACCGGCCGCTCCCCCGAGCGGCGGTAGATGAGCGGGTTGGCGTTCTCCAgcggcgccccgccgcccgggcccgggcccgggcccaccatggccgccgccgccgctcaggCCCTCCcccgcctcggctgccgggcgggcgctgccggcggggcggAAGGAGCCCGGACGCCGTTCGCCGCCGCACCGGGCGCGGAGGCGGGCACTCGGCGACGGCGGGCGGCGCTGGGGCGGCCCGGTCCGCCCGTTGCCCGTGGCGGGAGTGCTCTCCTGCGGGCGAGGCGCGCAACTGGCCCGATGGGCGGAGAGCGGGCGCGGCGGGGCAGCTCGGGCGGCCTCCAGGGTCGCCTTGGGGGCGGCCGGGAGGAGGCGGGGGCAGCAGCGCGGAGGGCGCGCTGGCGAGGCGGGAGGCGGCGTTCGGGGACGGCTTTAAACTAAAGCCTGGGAGCGCAAACCGAACGGCTTCGCTGGGGTCAGCGACGCTGCGGGGGTCTGTGAGGGACCTCTGAGCGCACGGAGCGCGGTCAAGGACGGGTAGATTAGGGGGCGTGTTACATACCAAGTGCTCTTGATTAAAACGGTTTCTTTCGTCTTCGAGTTAATTTGAAAAGGCAAACCGTAtctaaaaaaacctgcaaacttAAAGAAGCCGGAGCGAGAGAGTGTGATGATGACATATATTGGCTTCATACACCCCTTTACAATGGGGTTAAAGCACGTACTGCCGTGTAATCATACTGTATATCATCTGGTTTAGCCTCCTCGCCATATGTttgatttctctttgcaaaacatgattttggttttttttccatgcctgCCACGTCAAGTTCCAGTCATGGGTAAGAAGGTGCAAACATGCTCCCCAGGCGGAGGGTGGcagtttccccggcagctgacaGAAAAGAGGATTTGAAAGTACCTGAGACTTGCTGCTTCAAAAGATGTTGCAACTGGAAGAAAATACTAGTATATTGTGGTTCTGTTGCTCAGCACTGCCTTACAGAAATGGTGGTTACCTCAGGTGTGCTTTTGACTGCAGGGAGTTGGGCCGGATTGGGTTTGCCCCCAGTGGGACTTGTTCTGAAGGTTACTGATATGTTTACACATCTGGTGATATTTTAAATAAGACAAGCAAACTACCTGTGAGCAAAGTTTCCATTTATCTCTGCTTTCATCTTTGCTTTGTGTTATATTCAGTTAATGTATAGATTACGTTGGCATTAAAGTTCACTTCTTAATCTTATCCTTTGTTATCTTAAGTTGGTCTTTCAATTAGTGTATGTTGTTTTGGATAATACATTTTGTTGGTAAGCATCATTTTTCTGGCTGTTTAGGAAGTACAAAGCTGACTGAGCTGACTTACCCTTAGCGGTGAAGATGCTGGCTGATTTTGAAAGTGGGTTTtggttgctttgttttggttgctttgttttgttttgttttttaattggatAAAGACAGTTCAGTTTGGCAGCACAAGAAGTCCATATTCATTGGATTTCACTGATAGAAAGCGTTCAACTTAAGTAGCCTCATGGAATCCTGCTTTCCCCAATCCTTACACACACAAACAGGTGCACACACCTATTCCCATATGTTGAAGtctgtcttctggttttggtCTGTCTTTCTAGTCCACCAGAAGAATCTACAAAAATCCCAATGCTATTCACATCGGACTAGAACAAAAATAACTGCAACAGAAAGGATTTTCCAGAAAGATTTGAGGgaagtataaaaaataaaaggcaagatATGTTCCACAATGCATATTTGCACAGTTCCAGGTGAAATTCGTGAGAAATTGGCATACTTTCCAAAGTTATCGCAACCTAGAGACTCAGGAACTGTATAAGAAATAGCAAGTAGCTCTGAATTCTCTTGCACTGGAAATCTTGTTTTACCTATCTCATTTGTGACCCTTTTCGTTAAAAAAGAACTGACTTACTCTGACAAACCTGTTTCCCAAGCAGGATGAGCTTACATCGTATATGATCTGTGGTGGAGAAGTTGGCTTCACAGGCTGTATGAGCGTCCACACTGGAGGTGAATTAAGTGAAACCAGTGCAGAGGAGCCTGAAGCGGTATGCTTTGCCAGCGGAATGCTGATGACACCATTTGTCCAGGAGATGTGAAATGAATCAAAGGTGGGAAGGAAAAGACCCATTTTATAGAGGGTGTTTTGCCAGTTGAAGATTGGGAGTTGGTGGAGCAAGCTGGGCTTGTAGGCCCAACTATGAAGGCGGCCTTGAAGCTAATCTGTTTAGGGCCAGTCATCCACACTGTAGTCATGCTTCTACAAACTACAAATTTTTTTAGGACTTTTTCAGCCAGCAGGCAAAAGCTGTCTGTTGGATTGCCAGCCTATTTCCATTGTAGGAAGCTATAGAGAAGGTGAGGTCATGGCCCTTTCCCACTTTTTTGAGGGAAGTACATACCCCATAAGGTGTTGGTAAGTAGACCTTGCTTTCTGACCTCCACTGAAGCTGCTCATACAGAAGAAGCTATAATCTGACCCTCAACTTAAATCTCccctttaattttgaaaaatgcaggagACCTATTTTTATTCAAGAAGGGATGAAGAACTATTTTGGAGGCTGGAGGCGAGTCCCTGCTGGAAAGCGCATATGGTGTCAGTTATGGTACAGATGTGCTAGCCCTCATTAAAACTTCTGCAAGAATTaactatattgattttttttttattgttatttctagTTATATGTAATCCTTTTTTTTGGcgaggttttttgttgttttggggttttttttcaagaatttaagTGTCGACAGCTCTGGAACCTCTTCAGAGCTTCACTGTTTTCTCTACTTGTAGGATCAACTCAGATTAACTTTGATTAGACCTTTTATTGTTGTTCACAGATGGTGTTGGGTCATTTTCAGATAATCCATTCTCAGGATCAGGTAATGATTAGGTGCATTACACTAAGGGATTGTATTTACACTCTGTATCAAGTACTCTGAAAGTACTTAATGCAGTGCATGTTCAAAAGGGAATTTAGCCGCGCTCCCTACTCAGAATGCCCTCAGCAAGGACCTTTGTACCATTCTCTTCCGCATAGAACCAGAAAATAATCTAGAGTCCAAACGGGGGTGAAAAATGGCTTCTCAAAGGcagattgctttgctttgtacGTTGTCTTGTAGTATAGCATTCATCACTCGTGGAGCAGAAGGTGAGATGCAAAACCTGTTGTTATTGCCGTTGCAGAAGCAACTGTGCTAACAAGTTGCAGTGCAGTGACTTTCTAAGGGTGTACATCTCTTATACTTCTGTTAGCAAACTGCAAAAGTATCCTAATAAGCTTGATGTAAAAATTACTGGGTTTGTGAGATGAAACTATTTCTGAGatgattttatgaaaataaaactttctttcttAAAAGGTAGAAAGCAAAATCATTTCCAGATTatctaaaaaatatattttaaagatctttttgGATGATAAATTTAGAAAATGTTAATGATTTTGATGGttgctgttttctctgaaatttgtttttaagctttATGCTCTTGCACAGTGACTAAACTAAACTTACCTAGCTCCAGCTGTCATTGGCAGAGCCAGCTATAGGAGCATTTGGCAGGGGGTGTCTGTCATtgcacaaaagcaaaatgaaaactgaacaaaattGAAAGGAATAAGCTGTAATCTTCTAAATTAAAGTCAGTAAAAAATGCTTCATTGAAAAGTCTGTCTGATAATTATGAAGATgcgatttaaaatatttttttttatcttataCGTTACTTAGGACGGAATGGTGCTGAGCCAGAAGTGACTATTGCACTTGGACGGCTCAGAGGGAGACAAACAAATGTGAAGGGGACAGACAGACTTGTAAATGTTTTCCTTGGGATTCCTTTTGCAAAAGCCCCTATTGGATCCTTGAGGTTTTCCCCACCTGAACCACCCGAACCCTGGAATGATGTGAGAGATGCAACTTCTTACCCACCACTGTGAGAGCTGTTCAGTTCATTTGTATATAGGACCTGCTCACGTGTGTCAGTGTTGTCATGTTTTTAGGGTACAGAGGTCTGATTTTTGGTAAGGAGCTTGTATTGACTGGTAGTGAATACGCTGCCGGTACTGAAATATGTCGTAAGAACTGTGGGACTAGGAACCACAGAGAACTCCTGGGAAATTGCTGTCTttggaaattacattttctcGTTATACTGTGCTGAAATAATTCAGCTTTTTAAGTACAAGTATAGAGCTGTGCTTTTACAGGTTGCACCTCTAACTGTATTTAAGTAACACAAAGTTTGAGCACCCTGTGGGAATTCAGTCTGTGGGGCAAAATAAAGCGTGTTTTCTCTATTGTTGCTACATCGttgctatttcagttttattactaATAGTCATGC
Above is a genomic segment from Harpia harpyja isolate bHarHar1 chromosome 9, bHarHar1 primary haplotype, whole genome shotgun sequence containing:
- the CIAO2B gene encoding cytosolic iron-sulfur assembly component 2B — encoded protein: MVGPGPGPGGGAPLENANPLIYRRSGERPVTAREEDDELPDSIDDREIFDLIRSINDPEHPLTLEELNVVEQVRVKVNDAESTVAVEFTPTIPHCSMATLIGLSIKVKLIRSLPERFKLDVHITPGTHASEHAVNKQLADKERVAAALENSHLLEVVNQCLSARS